In Mangrovivirga cuniculi, the following proteins share a genomic window:
- a CDS encoding NUMOD4 domain-containing protein — MGTAEKDYWNEEWKKLTFDDIHPDEHYEISNYGRVKSYKTKKRELLSKAPESKAIVRLR, encoded by the coding sequence ATGGGAACTGCTGAAAAGGATTATTGGAATGAGGAATGGAAAAAACTAACCTTTGATGACATCCATCCGGATGAACATTATGAAATTTCCAATTATGGCCGCGTAAAATCTTACAAAACAAAAAAGAGGGAGCTATTATCAAAGGCTCCAGAATCAAAGGCTATCGTACGATTACGGTAA
- a CDS encoding AIR synthase related protein, with protein sequence MQDRYMQRGVSASKEDVHKAIENIDKGLFPKAFCKIIPDYLAGDENWCTVMHADGAGTKSSLAYLYWKETGDISVWKGIAQDAVIMNTDDLLCVGATGPVLLSSTIGRNKNLIPGEVIAEIINGTEEVLQMLRDNGLEIRSTGGETADVGDLVRTIIVDSTVTARMKRSDVIDNKNIKPGNVVVGLASFGKASYETEYNGGMGSNGLTSARHDVFAHYLAEKYPESFDPSVPKDLIYSGNKKLSDPVSGVEVDAGKLVLAPTRTYAPVVIELLKNHRQNIDGMVHCSGGAQTKVLHFVDNVHVIKDNMFDTPPLFKLIQEQSQTDWKEMYKVFNMGHRMEVYTDEETAKEIIKISESFDIPAQIIGRVEASEKPKVTVSSEHGTFEYNN encoded by the coding sequence ATGCAAGACAGATATATGCAGCGCGGTGTTTCCGCATCCAAAGAAGACGTACATAAAGCGATAGAAAATATAGATAAGGGTTTATTTCCTAAAGCATTTTGTAAAATCATACCAGATTATCTGGCTGGTGATGAAAATTGGTGTACAGTCATGCATGCTGACGGAGCAGGGACTAAGTCATCCCTGGCCTATTTATATTGGAAAGAAACCGGTGATATCTCTGTGTGGAAAGGAATTGCGCAGGATGCAGTAATTATGAATACGGACGATCTTCTTTGCGTTGGTGCAACCGGACCTGTTCTTTTATCATCTACAATAGGTAGAAATAAAAATCTGATTCCAGGAGAAGTTATCGCTGAAATAATTAATGGCACAGAAGAAGTATTACAAATGCTTCGTGATAATGGTCTTGAGATAAGATCTACTGGTGGCGAGACTGCAGATGTAGGCGACCTGGTTAGAACAATTATCGTTGATAGTACGGTAACTGCCAGAATGAAAAGATCTGATGTTATTGATAACAAAAATATTAAACCGGGCAATGTAGTAGTTGGTTTGGCCAGCTTCGGGAAAGCATCGTATGAAACTGAATATAATGGCGGTATGGGAAGCAATGGGCTGACTTCCGCCCGACACGATGTATTTGCACACTACCTGGCTGAAAAATATCCTGAAAGTTTTGATCCTTCAGTTCCAAAGGATTTAATATACAGCGGTAATAAAAAATTAAGTGATCCTGTGTCAGGTGTTGAAGTTGATGCTGGAAAATTAGTTCTTGCCCCTACTCGTACATATGCTCCCGTGGTAATCGAATTACTGAAAAATCACAGGCAAAACATCGACGGAATGGTGCACTGTTCAGGTGGTGCTCAAACCAAAGTATTACATTTTGTCGATAATGTTCATGTGATCAAAGACAACATGTTTGACACTCCCCCTTTATTTAAGTTAATTCAGGAGCAGAGCCAGACAGACTGGAAGGAGATGTATAAAGTCTTCAATATGGGTCACCGAATGGAGGTTTATACTGATGAAGAAACAGCAAAAGAAATTATAAAAATCAGTGAATCTTTTGATATCCCTGCTCAAATCATTGGCCGTGTTGAGGCATCTGAAAAGCCAAAAGTAACTGTTTCATCTGAGCATGGAACTTTTGAGTATAATAATTAA
- a CDS encoding LytR/AlgR family response regulator transcription factor: protein MIVKVIIADDEPNARDYLNRLLKEESDVKVIGECRNGAEVIDMIKNENDPVILFLDIQMPGINGIDVARKIEKKNIYIIFTTAYDEYAIDAFEVNAYDYLLKPFDDSRLRKALNKAFSRIQNDLQAELSNKLLNVYDEFKKNQSDLLTEIIIKEKGLERRINVEDILYFESESVYVRIITKDKSDLYRTPMNNLENNLPAFFIRIHRAYIINLNKVSEYKYMNNNCFQFKMNNGVCITSSRSYKSLIQDNL from the coding sequence ATGATTGTTAAAGTAATTATAGCTGATGATGAACCCAATGCAAGAGACTATTTGAATAGATTGCTGAAAGAGGAATCGGATGTCAAAGTTATAGGCGAATGCAGAAATGGTGCAGAAGTCATTGATATGATCAAAAATGAAAATGATCCGGTTATATTATTTTTAGACATTCAAATGCCAGGAATTAATGGAATTGATGTTGCCAGGAAAATTGAAAAGAAAAATATTTATATAATCTTCACAACTGCCTATGACGAATACGCTATTGATGCTTTTGAGGTTAATGCATATGATTATCTACTAAAACCATTCGATGACTCAAGATTAAGAAAAGCTCTCAACAAAGCTTTCAGCAGAATACAAAATGACCTTCAGGCAGAACTCAGTAACAAACTGTTAAATGTCTACGACGAGTTCAAAAAAAATCAATCTGACCTTCTTACAGAAATCATCATTAAAGAAAAAGGGCTTGAAAGAAGAATCAATGTAGAAGACATTCTTTATTTCGAATCAGAAAGTGTATATGTCAGAATCATTACAAAAGACAAATCAGACCTTTACCGAACTCCAATGAATAACCTTGAAAATAACTTACCAGCTTTCTTTATAAGAATTCATAGAGCTTATATTATAAACTTAAATAAGGTATCTGAATACAAGTATATGAATAACAATTGCTTTCAATTTAAAATGAATAACGGAGTTTGCATCACTTCGAGCCGTTCGTACAAATCATTAATTCAGGATAACCTATAA
- a CDS encoding DUF2461 domain-containing protein, which produces MKDILSFLTDLSENNNKEWFDENRSRYQEVRQEFIQIVSEVIAGLSERDESLRQIIEPKKCLFRINRDIRFAKDKTPYKKNFAASFSEEGKAVHKPGYYIHIQPGNSIIGGGIWLPESEHLQAIRQEIDYNGDELKSILNSESFKDTFGDLKGEKLKRPPKGYDKSNPHIEILKHKSFLASTDIDDNTLKKDNISEIIVNKLSDLTPFKKYFEVALD; this is translated from the coding sequence ATGAAGGATATATTAAGCTTTCTTACCGACCTGTCAGAAAACAATAATAAAGAATGGTTTGACGAAAACCGTTCAAGATATCAGGAAGTCAGGCAAGAATTTATTCAAATTGTTTCAGAAGTAATAGCAGGGTTGTCAGAGCGGGACGAGTCTCTACGGCAAATTATTGAACCAAAAAAGTGCTTATTTCGAATTAACCGGGATATACGATTTGCTAAAGATAAAACTCCTTATAAAAAGAATTTTGCAGCATCATTTTCGGAAGAGGGCAAAGCCGTTCACAAACCTGGATACTATATTCATATTCAGCCTGGTAATTCTATAATCGGGGGAGGAATCTGGTTGCCTGAAAGTGAACATTTACAAGCGATAAGACAGGAGATAGATTATAATGGCGATGAACTAAAATCAATTTTAAATAGCGAATCATTCAAAGATACTTTTGGTGATTTAAAAGGTGAAAAACTTAAAAGGCCTCCAAAAGGGTATGATAAATCAAATCCACATATCGAAATACTGAAGCATAAAAGTTTTCTGGCTAGTACTGATATTGATGATAATACACTTAAAAAAGACAATATCTCTGAAATAATCGTGAATAAACTAAGTGATCTGACCCCATTTAAAAAATACTTTGAGGTAGCTTTGGATTAG
- a CDS encoding DinB family protein, producing the protein MEKLFEFNFELNNTFCDFTVRNSCYDNKIRLLLSHIINAQEIWISRIQNEKASLEIWEELSPGSLKEYNEIHLKKFIDIISSRDHDEIISYNSLSGKSYTTSVRDILTHVAFHGIHHRAQVAQLLSEKSIKPPPSDYIYYIRESKTN; encoded by the coding sequence ATGGAAAAGCTCTTCGAATTTAACTTTGAATTAAATAATACTTTTTGCGACTTCACTGTCAGGAACTCTTGCTACGATAATAAGATCAGGCTACTTTTATCTCATATAATCAACGCACAGGAGATTTGGATATCAAGAATTCAAAATGAAAAAGCATCTTTAGAAATCTGGGAAGAGCTTTCTCCCGGAAGTTTGAAGGAATATAATGAGATTCACCTCAAAAAATTCATAGATATAATTTCATCCAGAGATCACGATGAAATTATTAGTTACAATAGTCTTTCCGGTAAGTCATATACTACATCCGTTCGAGATATATTAACTCATGTGGCTTTTCATGGTATACATCACAGAGCACAGGTCGCACAATTACTATCTGAAAAAAGTATAAAACCACCTCCTTCTGATTATATTTATTATATCCGAGAATCTAAAACAAATTAA
- a CDS encoding sensor histidine kinase, producing MGSNDRYDLFSIGHEKKFSELRGVIRMIIIAGVLILIHLISSNIAYFLAKKIYSSITLIQFINVLNDALLPSLFGRIIDLTIIFFLLSIVESKKAIQEKKLRIAQLEKQVSEISFKALKAQLNPHFLFNSLHSLNSLIGIDDKKARKMVLKISDLLRKMLQHQGHKLIPLKKELNYVNDYLDIEKERFSDRLEIDFQIDSATENIAIPPFLLQPLIENSFKHGISKIEGKGKISLTTKLENDMLRLSLSNSIPEDLSSDPNSIGIGLSNLQHRLTTLNPENKLTFTRANNSYTANIILRNISQL from the coding sequence ATGGGCTCTAATGATCGATATGATCTATTCTCAATTGGTCATGAAAAAAAATTTTCTGAGTTAAGAGGTGTTATCAGGATGATAATTATCGCTGGGGTTTTGATTTTAATACATCTTATCTCTTCTAATATAGCATATTTTCTAGCAAAAAAAATTTACTCTTCGATTACACTTATTCAATTTATAAATGTATTAAATGATGCACTACTCCCTTCCCTGTTTGGTAGAATAATCGATTTAACAATTATTTTCTTCCTACTGAGTATTGTTGAATCAAAAAAAGCTATACAGGAAAAAAAGTTAAGAATTGCTCAGTTAGAAAAGCAGGTGAGTGAAATCTCATTTAAAGCACTAAAGGCACAATTAAACCCGCACTTTCTATTTAATTCTTTACACTCTTTAAATAGCCTGATCGGTATAGATGACAAAAAAGCCAGGAAAATGGTTCTTAAAATCAGTGATCTTCTAAGAAAAATGCTTCAACATCAAGGTCATAAATTAATACCACTAAAAAAGGAGTTAAATTATGTAAATGATTACCTGGATATAGAAAAAGAACGATTTAGCGATAGATTAGAGATCGATTTTCAGATAGACTCAGCTACTGAAAATATCGCTATCCCTCCTTTCTTACTACAGCCGCTAATTGAAAATTCTTTTAAGCACGGAATTTCCAAAATTGAAGGTAAAGGGAAAATATCGCTTACTACAAAGCTGGAAAACGATATGTTAAGATTAAGCCTGTCAAACTCAATTCCTGAAGATCTGTCATCTGATCCAAACTCAATCGGAATTGGGCTATCAAATTTACAACACAGGCTTACAACACTAAATCCAGAAAATAAATTAACTTTTACCAGGGCAAATAATAGCTATACAGCGAATATTATATTAAGAAATATTTCACAATTATGA
- a CDS encoding OmpA family protein: MVAQKVKDPHKKATKVFKRGFYEEAIPIYEKYIRKDVFPAQANFKIAESYRLSNRLKQSEPYYQKSLNMGLENDTAQFYYGLALIDNQKYDKAENQLKSFISQADSITPDYFVTYAKTEINNLEALRKIKEKKSHYDVVPVRELNTPGADYAPFYHDGYVYFTSTRSSNKVYKATGQGYSNLFKAPFTDRGIAFDQIEEVPNINDPNVNDGTIAINDDGTTIIFAKGNTGKKKGREEVNLFITRYNKRTEQWSEPRMMKINQRGYWTSSPIFSSNGRTLYFASNRPGGLGGVDLYSAQMDAYGNFRAVKNMGSEINSPGNEMFPFVHENGTLYFSSDGHPGLGGLDLFRATRVDGVITLENLGEGINSTYDDFAITYTYPLGGLFSSNRPSGVGDDDIYAFINNDPEYKVVDYFLTVQTLGNEGSEKVPLENTRVQVFNEQGKLLERFFTDGEGKFKMKVTPESNYLIVGEKPEYFTTRLRYSTNDKAVDKSELEKYRTVVNLDTTLTLMQVDTKTVFELENIYYDLDKADIRPDAAKELDKLVTILRDNPEINIELSSHTDSRAPDAYNMDLSQRRAQSAVDYIISQGIDESRLVAKGYGETQLKNECANDVECPEEKHQENRRTEFRVIGYDLEAVQAREQMIRQKIEEEERKAEEERIRKEQERRQQLLLEQQQNQQQEAQDSTQTIQEKKRVEENDSLYKKDDDGDGLY; encoded by the coding sequence ATGGTGGCTCAAAAAGTAAAGGACCCTCATAAAAAAGCAACCAAAGTATTTAAACGCGGCTTTTATGAAGAGGCAATACCTATATATGAAAAGTATATCAGAAAAGACGTTTTCCCTGCACAAGCTAATTTTAAAATTGCAGAATCCTATCGATTGAGCAATCGGTTAAAGCAATCTGAACCCTATTATCAAAAATCATTGAATATGGGGCTCGAAAATGATACAGCTCAATTTTACTATGGCCTTGCCCTAATTGATAATCAAAAATATGACAAGGCTGAAAATCAGCTTAAATCATTTATCTCACAGGCAGATTCTATCACTCCTGATTACTTTGTAACATATGCTAAAACGGAAATCAATAATCTTGAAGCTTTAAGAAAAATAAAGGAAAAGAAAAGTCATTATGATGTAGTTCCGGTTAGAGAACTTAATACTCCGGGAGCTGATTATGCACCTTTTTATCACGATGGATATGTTTACTTTACCAGCACAAGAAGTAGCAATAAAGTATATAAAGCTACCGGGCAGGGTTATAGTAACCTTTTTAAGGCGCCATTTACCGATAGGGGAATTGCCTTTGATCAGATTGAAGAAGTTCCTAACATCAACGACCCCAATGTCAATGACGGTACAATTGCCATAAATGACGATGGAACAACAATTATTTTTGCCAAAGGAAATACCGGGAAGAAAAAAGGCCGGGAGGAAGTTAATCTTTTCATAACCCGATACAATAAACGAACTGAGCAGTGGTCTGAGCCTCGTATGATGAAAATCAATCAAAGAGGTTACTGGACAAGTAGCCCGATTTTCAGCTCTAATGGAAGAACATTATATTTTGCTTCAAACAGACCGGGCGGTCTGGGTGGTGTAGATCTATATTCTGCACAAATGGATGCCTATGGAAATTTCAGAGCTGTTAAAAACATGGGCTCAGAAATAAATAGCCCTGGAAATGAAATGTTTCCTTTTGTTCATGAAAATGGTACTTTATACTTTTCCTCTGATGGTCATCCAGGCCTGGGTGGCTTAGACTTATTCAGGGCAACAAGAGTGGATGGAGTGATTACACTGGAAAATCTTGGTGAGGGTATAAACTCAACCTATGATGATTTTGCTATTACTTACACTTATCCTCTGGGTGGGTTATTTTCTTCAAACAGGCCTTCGGGTGTTGGTGACGACGATATTTATGCCTTCATTAATAATGACCCGGAATATAAAGTCGTAGACTACTTCCTGACTGTTCAGACTTTAGGAAATGAAGGGAGCGAAAAAGTACCCCTGGAAAATACCAGGGTACAGGTATTCAATGAACAGGGTAAATTATTAGAAAGATTTTTCACAGATGGTGAAGGTAAATTTAAAATGAAGGTTACTCCGGAGTCGAATTACCTGATCGTAGGAGAAAAACCTGAGTATTTCACGACTCGACTGAGATATTCTACAAATGATAAAGCTGTCGATAAATCCGAATTAGAAAAATACAGAACTGTAGTAAACCTGGATACCACTCTAACACTTATGCAGGTTGATACTAAAACAGTTTTCGAGCTTGAAAACATTTACTACGACCTTGATAAGGCAGATATCCGACCTGATGCAGCAAAAGAATTAGATAAACTCGTTACGATACTCAGAGATAACCCGGAAATTAATATTGAGCTTAGTTCTCATACGGACAGTCGTGCTCCGGATGCATATAACATGGATCTTTCACAAAGAAGAGCCCAAAGTGCCGTTGATTATATAATCAGCCAGGGTATCGACGAAAGCAGATTGGTAGCTAAAGGATATGGTGAAACACAGCTTAAAAATGAATGTGCCAACGACGTTGAATGTCCTGAAGAAAAACACCAGGAAAACCGTCGTACAGAATTCCGCGTGATTGGTTACGACCTTGAAGCTGTGCAGGCACGAGAACAAATGATCCGTCAGAAGATTGAAGAGGAAGAGCGCAAAGCTGAAGAGGAGAGAATTCGAAAAGAACAGGAAAGACGTCAGCAGCTACTTCTTGAGCAACAACAAAATCAGCAGCAAGAAGCGCAAGATTCAACTCAAACAATACAAGAAAAGAAAAGAGTGGAAGAAAACGACAGTCTTTATAAAAAAGATGATGATGGCGACGGCCTTTACTAA
- a CDS encoding UDP-N-acetylmuramoyl-tripeptide--D-alanyl-D-alanine ligase yields MVTVEKLHELFLLCHNGVGTDTRKNLEEQMFFALRGPNFNANRLAAQAIENGALYAVVDDKNYADNDKIFFVENSLKTLQKLANYHRKTWDYPVFGITGSNGKTTSKELIREALSSKYNVWATQGNLNNHIGVPLTILNCPTDTDFAIIEMGANKIGDIAELTAIASPDYGLITNIGKAHTEGFGGFYGVIRGKSELYHHLLENDGTVFINSQDEILANMSKRFKSPIFYPGKDDYFHCEFIDANPYVRYQPEGMETQESNMLGSYNFLNISAALCIAKYFDVDLKEACKKVNNYQPANNRSQVIHSASNTIIMDAYNANPSSMEAALENLKGMPANKKVVILGDMNELGESSEEEHKKIGEWLNQNDISEAFFVGDKIKVASEVYNSGMTFEDTESLENYLKTNPITNSLVLVKASRSIGLEKLEHILKSS; encoded by the coding sequence ATGGTTACTGTCGAAAAACTACACGAATTATTTTTACTATGTCATAATGGTGTAGGCACTGATACGAGAAAAAACCTCGAAGAACAAATGTTTTTTGCATTAAGAGGTCCAAACTTTAATGCCAATAGACTTGCAGCACAAGCCATTGAAAACGGAGCCCTTTACGCTGTAGTTGATGACAAAAACTATGCCGATAATGACAAAATCTTTTTCGTAGAAAACTCATTAAAAACACTCCAGAAGCTGGCAAATTACCATCGTAAAACCTGGGATTATCCCGTTTTTGGAATCACCGGCAGCAATGGAAAAACAACTTCAAAAGAATTAATAAGAGAAGCGCTTTCATCCAAATATAACGTTTGGGCTACCCAAGGTAATCTTAATAATCACATTGGAGTTCCCTTAACTATCTTAAACTGCCCTACAGATACAGATTTTGCTATTATTGAAATGGGAGCGAATAAAATCGGCGATATAGCTGAATTAACAGCGATTGCTTCTCCTGATTATGGTTTAATCACTAATATAGGTAAAGCCCATACCGAAGGGTTTGGAGGCTTTTACGGGGTGATCAGAGGAAAGTCTGAACTTTATCATCACTTATTGGAAAATGATGGGACGGTCTTCATCAACAGTCAGGATGAAATTCTGGCGAATATGTCTAAACGATTCAAATCACCAATATTTTACCCGGGTAAAGACGACTATTTCCATTGTGAATTTATAGATGCCAACCCCTATGTGAGGTATCAGCCGGAAGGGATGGAAACCCAGGAAAGCAATATGCTAGGCAGCTATAACTTTCTAAATATTTCTGCAGCCCTTTGTATTGCTAAATATTTTGATGTCGATCTGAAAGAAGCATGTAAAAAGGTAAATAATTATCAACCGGCAAACAATCGGAGTCAGGTTATTCATTCGGCATCGAATACTATTATAATGGATGCATATAATGCTAACCCATCCTCCATGGAAGCTGCCCTGGAGAACCTTAAAGGTATGCCGGCAAATAAAAAAGTTGTAATCCTCGGCGACATGAATGAATTGGGTGAATCTTCAGAAGAGGAACACAAAAAAATCGGGGAATGGCTAAACCAAAATGATATCTCTGAAGCATTTTTTGTTGGAGATAAAATAAAAGTCGCTTCTGAAGTTTATAATTCAGGCATGACATTTGAAGATACTGAGTCATTGGAGAATTATTTAAAAACTAATCCAATAACAAATTCACTTGTACTGGTAAAAGCTTCCAGGAGCATTGGATTGGAAAAATTAGAACACATTCTTAAATCAAGTTGA
- a CDS encoding FG-GAP-like repeat-containing protein, with the protein MSLSLKGQDIIDFDEQDLPFGYLNNSRNLFSGGMNSPLVNRLDLDRDGIDDVLFFEKTSGKLLPYIDTGNGYIYAPEYSDGLPEDLRNWVISFDFNGDGKKDLFTKSPFGIMVYLNTSAEQLSFELYTEVLLTEGSTGNINLQVNSTDIPALVDYDGDGDMDLFTFHFAGTGTIEFHRNMAVENYSRSDTLAMVRETRNWGNIQDCGCGELIPLDQECNTNGRELHAGGKSILISDIDNDGVKDMLYGDEFCQSLAYLKNFGSDEQPVFNNSEYPWPMEPAQGFQAAYLWNDGTSDSLVLVPNVFTNENLQYDFSKSISLYKNIEGNYTLVNDEFIQEQSLDYGEKTYWTVLSELNEPFESLVSYMDINKDGVVKRVYESEGELIDEELYRFTPPTLDIRSFITQVSDMDGDGNMDVFFGYRLTDNSNLISYVGDVNGDRNSKLIEGLSFFTSESLHFYDWDNDGLPEVWKMSTSGKVSLYEVTETSESYQYTLSEDEFKGMGLDALKGQRVFSFAQWDNIVGLDLLIADRNGNFNFYSDVTRDNAQSEELTGTVKGIYSISQVGADKTVLVIGTKEGGLIFQKVDLPFLGGGNQEDGLSLNIYPVPTNESVTVSFAENHSIKIFSLNGKLIYEDKSFKKERILDFSLLSTSGIFLIRAFTEEGREVTGKMINLK; encoded by the coding sequence ATGAGTTTAAGTCTCAAAGGTCAGGATATAATAGATTTCGATGAGCAGGATTTGCCTTTTGGATATTTGAATAATTCAAGGAACCTGTTCTCTGGTGGAATGAATTCGCCATTGGTAAACAGGTTAGACCTGGATCGAGATGGAATCGATGATGTGTTGTTTTTTGAGAAAACCAGTGGCAAGCTGTTGCCTTATATTGATACAGGAAATGGTTATATATATGCACCAGAATATAGTGACGGACTTCCTGAAGATCTTAGAAATTGGGTGATATCGTTTGATTTTAATGGTGATGGAAAAAAAGATCTCTTTACCAAATCACCTTTTGGTATTATGGTTTACCTAAACACTTCTGCGGAACAACTTTCATTTGAACTTTATACAGAGGTTTTACTTACTGAAGGTAGTACGGGTAATATTAATTTACAGGTCAACAGTACAGATATTCCAGCGCTTGTTGATTACGATGGTGACGGTGACATGGACTTGTTTACTTTTCATTTCGCCGGAACGGGAACCATAGAGTTTCACAGGAATATGGCTGTAGAGAATTATAGCCGGTCAGATACGCTTGCAATGGTAAGAGAAACCAGAAACTGGGGAAATATTCAGGATTGTGGCTGCGGTGAACTTATACCTTTAGACCAGGAATGTAATACAAACGGAAGAGAACTACATGCAGGAGGCAAATCTATTTTAATTTCTGATATAGATAATGATGGGGTAAAGGACATGCTTTATGGAGATGAATTTTGCCAATCTCTGGCATATTTAAAAAATTTCGGCTCCGATGAGCAACCTGTTTTTAATAACTCAGAATACCCCTGGCCTATGGAGCCTGCTCAAGGTTTCCAGGCTGCTTATCTTTGGAATGATGGAACCTCTGATTCCTTAGTCCTGGTTCCAAACGTATTCACCAATGAAAATCTGCAATACGATTTTTCTAAAAGTATCAGTTTATATAAAAATATTGAAGGCAACTACACTCTTGTAAATGATGAGTTCATACAAGAGCAAAGTCTTGATTACGGAGAAAAAACTTATTGGACTGTTTTATCAGAACTTAATGAACCCTTTGAGAGCTTAGTTTCCTACATGGATATTAATAAGGATGGGGTAGTAAAAAGAGTTTATGAGTCTGAAGGAGAATTAATTGACGAAGAATTATATCGATTTACGCCACCTACACTTGATATACGATCATTTATTACCCAGGTATCAGATATGGATGGTGATGGGAATATGGATGTATTTTTTGGGTATCGGTTAACAGATAATTCTAATTTGATTAGCTACGTTGGTGATGTTAATGGTGACAGGAACAGTAAATTAATAGAAGGCTTGTCATTTTTCACCTCAGAATCATTACATTTTTATGACTGGGATAATGATGGACTTCCAGAAGTTTGGAAAATGAGCACTAGTGGTAAGGTGTCACTATATGAAGTGACAGAAACTTCTGAAAGTTATCAATACACTCTATCAGAAGATGAATTTAAAGGAATGGGGCTGGATGCCTTAAAAGGACAACGGGTATTTTCCTTTGCACAATGGGATAATATAGTTGGATTAGACCTTTTGATTGCAGATAGAAATGGCAATTTTAATTTTTATAGCGATGTTACCCGCGATAATGCTCAAAGCGAAGAGTTGACCGGCACTGTTAAAGGTATATATTCAATATCTCAGGTAGGAGCTGATAAAACTGTCCTTGTAATTGGAACTAAAGAAGGTGGATTGATATTCCAAAAAGTAGATTTACCATTCCTGGGAGGAGGAAATCAAGAAGATGGTCTATCCCTTAATATTTACCCAGTACCGACAAATGAATCTGTAACAGTGAGTTTTGCAGAGAATCATTCTATAAAAATCTTTAGTTTAAATGGAAAGCTTATATATGAGGATAAATCTTTTAAAAAAGAGCGAATATTAGATTTTAGTCTTTTATCAACAAGCGGAATCTTTCTTATCAGGGCATTTACAGAAGAGGGCAGGGAAGTGACAGGCAAAATGATAAACCTGAAGTAA
- a CDS encoding YpdA family putative bacillithiol disulfide reductase, which translates to MVKETYDVAIIGAGPIGMACAIEAKNNGLSHVLIDKGCLVNSIYHYPYNMTFFSTSDRLEIGNIPFVSHGNKPTRAEALEYYRRVAQYFDLNSKLYESVKNINREDPGYIINTSKATYNAKYIIIATGFYDLPYKLDVPGEDLPKVKHYYDEPHPYYKQEIIVVGAANSAVDVALETYRKGANVTMLIREEEISSSVKYWVKPDIENRIKEGSIKAYFNSEITAISEHEVEIETGDGRSLTLKNDYVLAMTGYQPDFTFLKETGINIGNDDLRTPEYNQETMETNVENVYLAGVICGGLKTNKWFIENSRIHASMILKNIIEKEGKEVKRLMYF; encoded by the coding sequence ATGGTTAAAGAAACCTACGACGTCGCAATTATCGGAGCCGGGCCAATCGGCATGGCATGTGCAATAGAAGCTAAAAATAATGGACTTAGTCATGTCTTAATTGATAAAGGGTGTTTAGTAAATAGCATCTATCACTATCCGTATAACATGACATTTTTTTCGACTAGCGATAGACTGGAAATCGGAAATATCCCCTTCGTAAGCCACGGAAACAAACCTACTAGAGCTGAAGCATTAGAATACTACCGCAGAGTTGCACAGTATTTCGATTTGAATTCTAAACTTTATGAATCTGTTAAAAATATAAATCGTGAGGATCCTGGTTATATTATAAATACTTCAAAAGCTACATATAATGCTAAGTACATAATCATCGCTACAGGATTTTATGACCTGCCGTATAAACTTGATGTTCCGGGTGAAGATCTACCAAAGGTTAAGCATTATTATGATGAGCCACACCCTTATTACAAACAGGAAATCATTGTGGTCGGTGCTGCAAATAGTGCAGTAGATGTTGCCCTGGAGACTTACCGAAAAGGTGCCAATGTAACCATGCTGATCAGGGAAGAAGAAATCAGTTCTTCAGTAAAGTATTGGGTAAAGCCCGATATAGAAAATCGCATTAAGGAAGGTTCGATTAAAGCTTATTTTAACAGTGAAATCACTGCAATTTCTGAGCATGAAGTCGAAATAGAAACTGGAGATGGTAGGAGTTTAACTTTAAAAAATGATTATGTCCTGGCTATGACAGGATATCAACCGGACTTTACCTTTTTAAAGGAAACCGGTATTAATATTGGTAATGATGACCTAAGAACTCCGGAATATAACCAGGAAACGATGGAAACAAATGTAGAAAACGTTTACCTGGCAGGTGTGATCTGTGGTGGATTAAAAACGAATAAATGGTTCATCGAAAATAGCCGGATTCATGCTTCTATGATCCTTAAAAATATTATTGAAAAAGAAGGCAAAGAAGTGAAAAGACTAATGTACTTCTAG